The DNA region CATTGTTGAAGACGCCAACACTTGTAAAAGAACATCTTCTAATAATGTATTAGTAATTCTCATGTACAGGTGAGAAATTCTATTTATTGGTTGACTGTCTTGCACTTATAAATTAACGACACCACAGTGATCTTATTTCTAATTTAAATAGAATGCATTGTGTCGTCTGCTGCCTAAATAAGCATGAATTAACAATTACTTTATCACTATGGGTTTATTTGTTGAAGAAAGCTTATATATAAAGAAAGGTGTATAGCATCCTTGTTTGGTGATGGGATGAAGCAACAACGGAGTGTAGTTATATAAATGACTAATACGTatttaagtaaaatattttgtaccAATATGGATTTGTATTGTTCGGTTTTCGTAATAATAAAATCCTGCATTATTACTAACAGTGTTTTaggtaatacatttatataacaatatggATTTGTATTTTTTGCTTTAATCCGCATTTGTACAGGAAGTTATTGATTAACAATGTCACAGGTGTATGTCATGTTAGAAACACCAATACCTTCCAATTGCTTCTTTAACTGGAGTGTGCTAAAGTTCCGTTTCAGCTTCAAAGAACAGACAATTATATCTTTCATAACAAAACTTCGTCTCATTTCTTGCTTTCCATTTccagaaataaatatatactcaatatatttaaaatctaAAGTATAACTGTGAAATAAATGAATCTGTAAGCATCGGAAAACCgcaaatatttgatatttttatttctttgtttaattaCCAAGCGATTATATAGGAAAACAAAGGAATATGATGTCACATTCATCGTCATAACATTATTGATTATACAAATTTTATTGTTATCATGCGTGAATTATTATCCTAAATACACATATGAGTGAAAGAGAGCTCCTGGATCAATTGCATGCATCTTTgtataatcatatttgatatttcattaataatttATGACCTTTTATGTTATActtttggtatatttttagcatacatatatgttgttttatatattttctgtacCAGATGTGTCCCCATGACTGATGGAGGTTTGGTATTTGCTATGACTAAAATCAGTCTTTTCTTCTGTTTTGTTACTGTTACATCTTACAAATACCGTAATGATATACGATCAGAAATCATGACTGCTCTGTTAACCTACAGAAAACCGCTATCGCAATGATAGCAATGCTGATTGTATGCCGTGGCTTAATTTATAATAGTTTTGTATGCTAATAAACAACAAAGAGATCGCTTACTTTTCAAAAgcagttgtttttattttctctttaatGTTGGATCTTTTTTACTGTTAAGTTTTTTTTGATTTGTTGAAATATTAGTTTTCGTTATTCTTGTTGACATGTCTAGTTATGGTTATGCTTTATTCTCACGTCAGATTCTGACCTAACTAAGATTGCGTGTATATTACTATATTACCAACGACGCTTTCGCCATTGCAACTATTTCCGTatgcattttatttaattttttctgtaaatcATATCTATGTACCTGTTTATTTTCATCGTGTAATACATTTGCATTATGGTTCAAATATCCCGAATTAAGTTTCATATGAAACAATAGTGCATTGTATATATTCTCATTTTCTCATTTCCGGAATATGTAGTTTCCTGTAATATGTCAGTGTCTGTCGTCATTTCCACTGTTCTGTTTCACACTTTGTCATTGATAGGATAAACTTCTATACCATTAATGAAATCTAGATATGATGTCTTCTAGGGACCCATATATAGTTACAACATCAACAATATAGGTATATTGAACTATATGTATACCACAGCATGCTTCCATCGATAGGGTATTGACTTCATATcattaaaaattcatttttctaCTCATTTCAAACATAATAACTTTAGGCAAAGCTACATTGTCTGACAAACATTGGTATTGACTTTGTAAGAGCAACTAGGACCAATTACCCTTCTTATTTACTTTGTTCTTAACACAATAacgccgccattttgaaaatccATAGCTACACTAAACGCTTAACTTTTGAATTAAACCTTGTCCTAAAAGACCAAAGTCTGGGTATTGTATTAGTTCTAAAATAAATATGCTTTGTGTatgttttacattaaaataaaaaaaacaattgccTAATGTGGCTGCATTGCAAGCTTAACAGTTTAATGCAGTAATCATTACATCAGGCAGTCCTCACACTTACGTGAGAAGTCATACGCGATAATTACAAGTTTTTTTTGGAGACGATAtgacaaaaacataaaattggACGACACGACTCTTTCTTTTTCATGTTTGATATAAATGGCAGGGGTCTTTCACTCGAGGATCACAAAATACCCGAAGCGTCGACCAGGGTTCTACAACGTTTTAATCTAGATATCTATCCTAAATCATGTACAAATACACAAATAACAGAATTACACTATAgagtatataatatgtaaacaCCATTGAACTTATACTCGAAAAGCAAGGCAACACTCTACTTTAGATCGCACAACTTTATGTTAAGTAAATAAAAGGGGAAAGTGTTTTAATATAGTTCCTAAGTTGGGATATTTTGGATGCAGTtatattttagcttatttggCATTTAGCATGAAAGCTTCAAAATTAACACACCAAAATTTGACCATGTCGGTATCTAAAAGCTTAAATATCTCTTTTGTACTTTATATTAAGGTAGTAAAATATGTGAAGacgtgtatacatgtatataggaacAATATGCATTTATGTAAACGCCAAATTTATACACACTAAAATTAACCACccctttttgataaaaaaaatcataatttcccgatgtcaaaatattgcaatttacCGTAATTGGCACATGCTATACTATGGAATTAAAGCTTAAGTCATTAATTGTACCGCTGTTACTATAGGTACCGaagaaccaaatgattttccTAAGACAACAATTTTAACGTTTGCGAATGTCCAAGTTAAATAAAGTCCGGAATTCAAATCCGGTCGTTAaatcactaattttgaagaggGTCATCTCATACAATTGTGAATAAAAATCGGTTAAGAAGTACCAttttgctaaacttttatgtgagGTCTATCATCTTTTTTCCATGtgaccaaaattttcataaaatatctatCTTGGTTATCTCCTGTCAGAAACGAACTTTAATAAATGCCAAATGTCtttacatatttgatatattgtCCTATCCGCACATTAAAGATTTTAAACTGATAAACCATtaatatccaatcagcaggctccgaaacattcacctctctatgataTCATTCCAGAAAGGTGGAATTCCAGACAGGGGATTCCCAGAATCGGTATTTTCAGAAatctgtttttgtttgattCTGTGGTacctatatatactataaactaACTTATTTTCTCCGCGATTGAATTTCGCGTTTTATCTCTAACAATCGTTTCACTGCAATTCAATTTTGCGATTTAGAGTCCTATCACAAATACAGTTCTCTTTACCCGTGCTAAAATGTTTTGTGGTGTTTTAGAGTCCTATCACTCATGTGGTTCGATTTACCCGTCTTAAAACATTTTCGTGGCGATTTAGTCCTTTCACAAATATGGTTCTATTTTCCCGTCCTAAAACATTTTCGTGGTGATTTAGAGTCCTATCACTATTACGGTTCTATTCACCCGTCCTAAAACATTTTCGTGGTGATTCATTATCGGGATTTCTTATGACTTGCGAAATACGCGAATTTATTCACAGGCAAAAATAAGTTGCTTACAGTATTTAATTGGAATCCTGGTGTCAGACAAGGTAAAAAAGTGTCCATaatctttttatctttaatacattgtaagtatttatAAACGATTTAGACTTTAAATAACCAGTAACTTATGTGTAttattgtatatgttaatacCTATTGTAATATTTCTGCTGTTTTTTATTCTGTACACGGCTGTTTGTATATTTACGAGTGTAAAATCGTTATCAATGTCAACAAAAGGGGTAATATTCTGGCTTGTAGTCGACAAATCAACTTTAAGTATGACTCCTTTGTGTACTATGTAGGTAAAGTATACCGGCCCGGATATCTAACTCCACGGATTTTATTAGACTGCTTGAAGTCGGTTATGTTGTGTATATAAACAGAGCTTAGTGTGCTACGTCATGTCAAGTCCTCCGTACACACTGTGTTTGTCATCACTACCCGGGGTTGCTATGGACGATTTCATTGTGAATAGGACAAGGAAGGTTTGATCAATACAATCGTGACGCTAAAACATATCGACAATGTGTGTAACAAAACGAAGACCGAATATTTGGTTTATACACGGTATAACAGATTGATCATGTGCATTTATATACCGATAGGATAGAACAATCCATAGCATGAATTATATTGATAATACATAGGTATGAAGAACGATGTATATATAAACTGCGTAAGTTTAAATACCCGCCTCGAAGTCACGAAAGgcaaaacaaaatgtatgtagtatgtgtTAAAGGATCAATCTAAGAGTGTTTAATACATCCTCGTGTCATATCTTAAGTGCTTCACACGAAACTGGCTTGTTTCAAACAGACTGATTTTTCAATAATCCTAATTTTGCATTAAGACGAAAATTAAACATCCACTAATTATATTTGCAAATCAATACAGCTTATTCGTGCATGGATTATGTACCATAACATCTTAAGATGGATCTAGGAAGTACTTGTATTCATAGCAGTCATTTGATTACGATTTTACTTGACTCTTCAGTTTTTGATATggacataaaacaaataattctaAAACGAAAATTATATGGATGTAATATCTGCCTTTGCATTATTGAAATCGGAAATAAAAATGTCTAATAATGTATTTCATACAAACTTTATTGATATGACTAAAAAAACCAGAACATAGTTCATCAACTATCGGTATATACAATTAAAGTAACTTCAAAATGTTGTTGAACAATCTCAAAATGATTAGTTGTATGAGAGTCATAATGTAATATCCCCAATATATTCTTTGATATCAGCAACGTCTAGGTCACGTCATTTCTTAGGGAGGGTGCTATTGAAATGATTATTTCTCATTGGGCGAGTCAGAAAAGATAGCAATCAATATCTATGGTATGATACTAGAGGTATCTCGTTTATCAAAAAAGCACAACATAAAGTTATGATTTACAAAACCGTGGGATTAGAAGGAGTAGTCATTTAACGAAAGCATGATTAAATCATAACACACACATATGTATAAGATCTCACAATTGTAGTCTTGAAAGTCACAGTGAAGTAGGATATATCCTTAATATGGCACTATAAATGTCTCACAAAATGAAACATAGTTTTAACAGGAAATGATCACATCATTTTCTCTTTTCAGAATGGTCAAGGAAAAATCATATCTTATTATAAACCCGGACAACCAAATTCCTTGGAATGATTCAGTCAAATATATACTCCACTATTTACAGAATTACTTCAATATATCCTGATGTATGCTACAATGTACGTCAGTCACAAATCGGTGGCActttaatgaatttgttttcCATGAAATACCGAAGGTAGATAATCCTACATTCTGCTGTACTTGCCAACCTGTGCTTGACAGTTGGGGCAGGTGTGGGCAACATCCTTGCATCCGTTTAGACAGAAAGGAATCAGACAGCAGCCAAGCCAAAGTCTAAAATAAGGAAAGATTGAATAAAGCAAACTCATAAGTTCCATTTTAACACATGACAATTTGAATCTCAAAACCAATTATCACAATCTGAACAACAGTAAAACTTTTCCAAAAAACTCAATCTGATAAAAGTCCAGATCCTTATTACCAGATATGTTCAAAGTAGAAACGACGTTTCGTCCCTTCGCCCCAGTCATCATATatggattggatttcgcttagCGCCCCATaatgaatatattcttagaggaattgctccatacatgGTTACAttaaagcgaaatccaatccctatatttacactcatccgactttttatttacatttcatgcaAAAAATTGTtctttgaaagtgacgtaattattcaataaaagtcggccATAATAGGAGGAgattactcaattgaacagccaATGACGGCTCATCCGAAAAAAgctcaatattttagtgtaaaataaacatgacaaacaaaataaCTTTTATATATAATCTTATTTCATCagattagaaaaaaatgtatttatgtttatgtttagtAAAAAATTAGatattcaaaaatgtatttatgtttagtaaaaatttatatatagcgtatttacataaagtatttgtattcggccacatgtgtgaactccgtgactgaccgttattgtgcagcgaggcgaagctgacgaacgcttacacagtggagtttgccgaagttatAAAAAACACCGGTGTTCAAGTAGCttaatgtgtttgagattgtcttCCGACTTCACGATACTGCATATTGTGTAACTTGTCCAACTTGCAAAGAAAGTTATATCGGCCAAACGGGAAATTCTCTTGCAGAACGAATGTGTGTCCATAAACAACAGAAACGCACACCAGAGTCAAGAAAAAATCCGCTTAGTGAACAATTAAATAATTGCGGGATCGTTTAGAATATTCGCTTTTCACAAGATGCCGGGTCCCTGCAATATAAAACGCAAAAGCAAGAAAGACATTAACCATAAATAGGTGTATGACGCTTTAATATTAACAAAAATCTCATCTTATTACGTCCCTTGTTATTTCAACTTCCTTCttactattgtgacgtcaagataTAGTAActatgatatgacgtcataatatagTAAGTAGCTAGGGCGTCTTAAAGATGCCCAGGAAAGGTGAAAACGTTAGCGGTGAAACACGTTTGTCACTAGAAGGAGTCAAGGAATTACTCTAACAGACGCAATGTAACATAGATATGTATACTACATGAGAATGAAGCCATCAAACCCTTTCCGAAATATGCTGTGAAGAAGAGGATGTCACCAATAGCGCGGGTTTAGTCTCCTACAAATGTAGTTACGTACTTCATCGAGGATGTCATAAACTTCACAGGCAAACGTCCTACTGATATAGACTATCTATCCGAGCGGTAAAATGGTGTGTCAATGGCTCAGGCAAACATTTTGGTGTTGTTTATAGATAAATTAACCCATCACTGGAAGAAGTTTGCCACAAAGGATCCACTGACTACGGCATGAATGTACTTATCCGAAGAGAAAGCGGAAGCTagaaaaaaccaaaacaatcaTCCTAGTGATGAAGATGCACTTACCCAATAAGAATAAGGATGCCACAAATGACCCATGCTAGCGTGCCGGCGGTATATGTGGTGGAGGTCACTATCTGGTTCTGGCATACTGGACAGGTCATGCTGACGGGATCCTCACGGAAATGGATTGGTTGCTGTACAAACACAGTAGCTGCGACAAGACCAAGTACAAGTAGCACATTAGACAATTAAACGCTTTGCCATTTACAACTAGATGTTCCCCAACAGGCGACTGTtgttaataatatttatcaaactAGTGTTAAATTAACTAACAAGAATTTAAATAAACAAGATAAACAACAATTGTGGAATTTGATTAAAGCGTGGTGATCAGTTGTTACTCGTCACATTCAAGGAAGCTAACCATCACATTTTACATCATAATATGTTTCCCCCATAACATATAGTACCTAGATACAGAATCAATATTCTATCAAATAAGTAACTACCTGTTCTAAATGCAATTTAAAATGCGCTATAAAAAGTTCATTTAGTCAAAAATTGAAAGCCAATTGGAATCAAGAAAGTTTGAAAATGACCAATTGTAAGTGAATTGTTACTGAAGAGTGTAAGCATTAACGATAATCAAACGCTATGGAATTTATACCCAGATTGTTTttcattgtgaaacatgcatagtcaTGGGATTAATCAAGTTGTAAACGTTGTTATCCATTGCATATCCATAGTTTGGTAAC from Argopecten irradians isolate NY chromosome 5, Ai_NY, whole genome shotgun sequence includes:
- the LOC138323309 gene encoding lipopolysaccharide-induced tumor necrosis factor-alpha factor homolog, which gives rise to MAQIHQATVFVQQPIHFREDPVSMTCPVCQNQIVTSTTYTAGTLAWVICGILILIGLWLGCCLIPFCLNGCKDVAHTCPNCQAQVGKYSRM